GGGCTCCGAACAACTGATCActgattgtgtattttgttCACGCAGGGTTATAAAGAGAAGAACAAGTTTATTGCAGCACAAggtaaatgtacatttttgcTTGGTTTAGTATTTTTGGGCAGCTGCGGCTCAGGGGTTAAggagggtcgtccactaaccaaaAGGTCATGGTTCAATCCCTGGCCCCTCCAGTCTGCATGCTTCATGCTGAAACACAAATTGCCCCTGAGAGGGAACAAAAAACGCAGAATATATATAAGGTGtaggaatgtgtgtgagaatgtgacCTCTACtgtataaaaaacatattttaagtcaTTTTTCACATGCATATAATTGAGTTTATGACTTAATTCTATTCCCGATTTTGTTACAGGCCCAAAACTTGAGACGCTGTCCGACTTCTGGCGGATGATCTgggaacagaaaacaacaacgaTAGTGATGCTGACGaatctgaaagaaagaaaagaggttCATTTCAAAATATCCTCCTTCTGCAACCCCCATGGCGTAGGACGTGTTATACATCGAACTTTGCACAATCCACGTGAACCCCCTTTTTTGTATTCTCCCGAACCAAAGTCATAAGCATAATTTATTTGACCCCTTTCCCAGACGCTCCGTACAAAGTGTCGCCAGGCGTCAAATTTGGCCTCACAGGGACGATCAATTGAGAGCTCAACAGCAGGTTTGATAGGGCAGAGTAGAGGCATCGGGGATCAATGGCGGAATAATTGTTGATAAGATCCTGAGAGGCTTCATGATAATTAGTCTGAGAATCTAGTTAATGAGTTGAAACGTAGCTGTGAAGATCGTATTGACTGACAGAGTCGCACAACGTCCCCGTGATTGCTTTTCAATTGGACTGTGAAATGCACAAGTCGCACACACGTTTCTGTGCACACAATATACGCAGCGATACAACAAGCTCATGTGCGCGTTGcagctgttgtgtgttggtAGAGGCGTTGTGGgttcaaaaaaggaaaagcttgTCATCGTTGTGATTCTCTCCTCAGGACAAATGTTATCAGTACTGGCCGGAGAAGGGCTGCTGGATGTACGGGAACGTCCGGGTGGCGACGGAGGACGTGACGGTGCTGGTGGACTACACCATCAGGAAGTTCTGTGTTCAGTATGTAAGTACAACAGTTGAATCTGCCAGGGGCGGAGCTAGGATTTTCAGTCAGGGCCCATACGGGGGCCACAATTTGTACTCGGATCAATTAAATATCTAACATCCATGCAATCATTCTTTGTTCTTCAAAAaagctttgaaaataaaataattaacaaatggttatatatatttttaatattgtaaGTAAGTGGCTAGTTTATAAAAAGACATACCAACGTTAAAGGAGCTCCTCAGCCGAGCTCAATGCCCCCCTGGCCCTGCCCTAGCCCCACCCTGGCCCCGCCCCTGAAATCTGCATATCTGAACATTAGTGATATTAATGCTTCACCTCTTCaacataattattatttaaaaaacatataacagTGTCTCATTTGCTCCAGCATCGACTTTCTTCACAACACATCAGTGCAAATGTAATCACTGTTATACTTGTACAGACAGAACAAGAAAATATTCCCCTAATAAAAGAACTCAAAATTAAGACCAGTGTCACTTTTATTTAGactgaaaataataatagtctGTTTTTTCAATATGGTTCTTAATATAGTTCTCATTTGCATTAAACATCTGTTATGATAATCGCAAGATTCTTattaaaaatttaaatgaaGCAAAGCTGCAATTAGATTGTGCAAAAAAACTAATGTTCCCCGTGaggaaataaagacattttagcAAACGgcaataatatataaaatataatgaataaatgaaaagcagaaaattAAAGAATACACTGCAGGTGATAAACACAGCATACAATTATCAGTGTGTTGGAGTATTTAATGTACAGTAAACACTGTACAAATCTGCAGTTCTACACATCCTGTCGTCTTTGCATGTTTTTTACACACAGGCGGTATCATGCGTTTTCCCTTCTGGTGATTTCGATTGCCGAGCTCGGTGCCATCCCAGTGCACCGCCGAGCCCTCAGATTGAAAAAATTCACTTTGTTCCGCTCTCCATTTGAAGACGCTGAAGTGCAGAGATCCTCCCCGGCTCTCTGCAGCCCACCGACCGGCTGCGTTTACACTCAGCTCCCTCtgaacagagcagagcagccgaGTGTTCAAGAGAATGAAATGAACGTCCTCCCGGGAGACGGTTCACGAGACGAGGACGCAAACCGGAACACGTGTTCAATAATTAGACTCTGGTATagacaacaaaatgacaaatgcATCTCGCAGGTCGTCTGAGGTTACTTCCCCCCCGGCAGGTGACAGCGCTGTACTCGACTGGCTCCGTGAAGACGAGGCAGTTGAATGATGGCTGTCTGTGATATTTCTGCGCAGGTATGacctttttgtgtgtctgtgcttcacAGCAGGGCAGCGACGGTCCCCGGGCGCCGCGGCTGGTCACCCAGCTCCACTTCACCAGCTGGCCAGACTTCGGGGTGCCGTTCTCGCCCATAGGCATGCTGAAGTTCCTCAAGAAGGTCAAGGCTGTCAATCCGTCCTACGCCGGACCGATTGTTGTGCACTGCAGGTGAGACGCGTAGCATTAAATATAGATATGGTTTACGAGGAGAAATATGAAGTGAATCTGAGTCCGTTGCAGAATCGCTGCACAGTCTGCAGAGGGAGAGTGCagaagctttttttcttctttactttactttactatTTATCATTTTAGACGAGGAAACACTTGGGAGGTGATAAATATCTTGTGTTTCAGCAAATATGTGAGTGAAACTGAAATGTGTGGTGTAAATAATTACCTGCTCCAAACactttaaatagtgcttttgtCTGaggtactttttttttttagagaataAGAGATTGAAGGGAAAATGCTCaaattttatgtatttaaaaaggTACATTAAACAAGTTAACCTAGAGGTGAAATTAGTTGTTggttaaatgtattaaaaaaaattaagtaaagGTTATTGTAGGTGAACTAAACCATCAGCACATTTATTTCtacctctgccaaagaggttatgttttcactgctgtaagtttgttggttggtttgatgGTAAAGTAGATAACACAAAAATAGGGATCCCCTTTATCTGTGAACCACAAGGCGTTTCTCTACAATTGTGTTGATTTCACAGACGATATTTTTAAGAGATTTATATTTATGAGTGCAGATCCGAATAAAACTGTGATTTGAGGGAATTATAACGTGATCTCTTCCAGTCGTGTTCTTTATCGGCTCGCCTGGTCTGTGCGTTTGTTCGTCGGATCCAAtcgttgtaaaaaaaaacacttaaagaaATCTGCAACTGATTGTAGCAACTGCCGCAACAGGTGCTCGGGGACTGTTGTTCTTGAATGGGGCCCAGTGAAGAGACCTGGACGCCCCGCTGTGGAATCCCAGCTCTGGGCTCCCGGAGGTGCCGTCCGCTCAAATGACTCTTGTAAATCTATTAGGACTTTGTTTGGGCTTCAGAGGTGAAGCTCTTTTACACATGCTCCAGGCTGACGTCTATGTTTGGAGCGCGGTAGGGATGGAGCGGCGATACACGAGCAGCGAGACCGTAAAAGCATTTCCCTGCAATTATATCAGCagcgttttttctttttctaggaaagaaaacagtttcttctgcgatgttgttgttgttgttgctcttcGGCCGATGTATAAAAagcagtgtctgtgtgagagagacagtgaagaCCTTGGGCCTCCTTCTGGTTTGTGCTTCTGCAGTGCCGGGGTGGGGAGGACTGGGACGTTCATTGTCATCGACAGCATGATCGACATGATGCACATGGACCAGAGGGTGGATGTCTTCGGCTCCGTGAGCAGAATCCGAGAGCAGCGCTGTCAACTCATCCAGACAGATGTAAGTGTTGACCCTCTTCCGATCGGTTGTTCCTCGCGCTGACAGCTCAACTCGCGGCACAAAACAAGCGAGGACACGCggaaagaaaacaaccatgTCAGTGTAGGAAATACTTTGGGGCGGCGAAAAGTAGCTGCTTCCATTTCCTCCAGCcgttgttctttttttttcctctccccccTCAGATGCAGTACTCCTTCATCTACCAGGCTCTGCTGGAGTACTACCTGTACGGAGACACGGAGCTGGATGTGTGCTCCCTGGAGGGCCATCTGCAGAGGCTTCACAACACCAGGGCGCCCCACGACAGGCTGGGCCTGGAGGAGGAGTTCAGGGTACGAAAGAAAAGGAGCTCAAACATTTCAGTCAGTAATGAATCGTCCCCATCGGCCTGCGCCCTGCATGGGTGTGTTTTCATGGAGAACTTGCCCAGGGTGCCGCTCGTGGCAGCAGTAACATAAATAACAATGCTTTGTATCAACTAAAACTTTATATGGCACCACCATCTGCCACGTGGAATTTATTGGAGCTTGGTTAAAATTTCTCATTTTTTGTTCCTCACAGTTCCCTCAACACTGAAGGGAAATTACCCCCCAATGCCTCCTCTGCTTTTCCTTCTCAACCATTAGGACATGTTTTTGTCCggtgtctgtctttttttactTGTTAGCATTCTTTAGTTTTTGCCCTGGCATcaaaagtccccccccccaccccccctccccttcccctgcAAAGATGTAAAATCAACTTTTTGATCATGTCATTCATCtcgtgttctctccccccccccgcacccccccccccccccatccccccttcAGAAGCTGACCAACGTTCGCATAATGAAGGAGAACATGAGAACCGGGAACCTCCCCGCCAACATGAAGAAGAACCGCGTGCTTCAAATCATCCCGTGTAAGGATCACTCTGAAACGCCCGAACCCTTTCATAATACATCACATCCGAGGCAGCATCAAAGCATCACACTGCCGGTGATTCCCGCGGATGCCGTACACAGATATCTGGCTAATCAGTCagatcagtgtctgtgtgatcaATGACATCGAAACAGGGGCTTGTATCTCCGGATGAGGGGGTAAAGCTCGGGTACAACTTTTCACAGGGAAAACCTACAAAGATTGAAGTTTCACTTTGCAGTTTTTCCATCTCTCAGCCTCCTCCATCTTTGATTTTATTAGGAAAGTCTTTTTCTTTTCGCAGATGATTTCAACCGAGTAATACTCTCAGTGAAAAGAGGACAGGAGTTCACCGACTACATCAATGCCTCCTTTATTGATGTAAGCACTCCCTCACGACCTCCCGTATGGATTTTTTCCCATAGAAGTGTTTATATAAAGCTCATTGTTGCCTTTTACAAACAATGCAAAATATTATGTTTGCCGCACTCTCAAGTCTTGTTTACCGGATGATCTGCCCTCCAGGGCTACAGGCAGAAGGACTATTTTATCGCGACCCAGGGCCCCTTGTCTCACACGGTGGAGGACTTCTGGAGGATGGTGTGGGAGTGGAGGTGCCATTCGATCGTTACGCTCACCGAACtcaaagagagggagcaggtaCAGTGTGGTGCTCGTGCAGAAGTAAAGGCATTTCAGCTGCACCTTTTCGTATCCCGCCGCCTCACTTCCTCGCACACATGTCGCTGTTTtagattgtttgtgttgtgaaaatatggaacaaatatataaaaaaaaaaggctataAATCTCTCAAATGTACCTCgatttgtttttccatctgaCCCTGCCAAACCAGGAGAAGTGCTTCCAGTACTGGCCATCAGAGGGCAGTGTAACATTTGGAGATTATTCCGTGGAGCTGACTGCTGATACACAGTGTGAAACCTTCACGCTCAAAGACATGGTGCTCACCTACAGACCAGTGCGTAACGTTTTTATTTCAACCATTACAAaaaacagtaacacacacatttttaatcAATATAAATTCCTGCAGACGAGGCATTTCAAATTGTGGGGAATGTCAACTTTTTATTTACCATTTTCATCTTGACTTAAATATCTGTACGTTCTCCATGGTCACCAGGAGAAGAGGTCACAGCACGTGCGACACTTCCACTTCCACGGCTGGCCTGAGATCGGGATCCCGGCCGAGGGACGAGGGATGATCGACATCATCGCGGCcgtgcagaggcagcagcagcagtctggAAACCGTCCCATAATCGTGCACTGCAGGTGAGGAGCCTCACTCTGACAACcctgcagcttcacacacactttcctatACAGCGTGTTCCATTATATATTTGTCCACTCACCTTTCCTTCTCACCCGATCGCTGCAAACGGAGTGATATTGGAAGCGGTTGCAGTTTTTCCggacacattttctcttttctacaAATGTCTGTAACAATAAATTCCACATTCTGCCTCAGTAGACCTGGTGTTCTCTGCCTAAACCATTTATGTGATCCCTTATAAAGACTTAGCAGTGGGAGCTTTGATCAGAACCTAGCTTCAGGTGAAGTGATTCTAAAGCAGCATGCCCCGGTGGGATTGATCCAATCCACTGATTCACAGTCAATTAAAACCTCTCAAAGTGAAATCTCCTCTGACTCCCACTATGATTAATCTGATAAGATGAGCTAACGACAGGAAATGGTGTCATCACTCTCTCCTATTCCTTCATCACCACTTGTCTAAGAGGGGCTTTTTAGAGCTTTTTCTCCGCCCCTCGGGAGCGGGGCTAACCCGCTGCAATCCCCAACGTCTCTCTACACTTCTCCTCCGAATCgctctcgctccctcgctctgcccgtctttctctctctctctctctctctctctctccctcccgccATCATTGTAAACATTGACTCAGTCAAACACAGAGCTTCCAAACTGATTAGTGTTAGCGTTTGGATTAGCCTCTCTTTAAGTGGGGATGATTATTAGCACTATTACCCAAAGGTCACCTTTTTCTCTGGcaaactttttaatttgaatggaAAAAAGAATGCGCTGCTCGGATTGCAAGAGTTTAATTGAGGCATAATTGTTTAAGAAATTTGgttagaattaaaaaaaatcagctttTCTAAATTACCTTTCTTTTCCCCTCAATAAATCATTGTCAAAGTTGCGTCCAGGAGgtgaattgtgtgttttgattGCCGATGGTTTTGTCGTATCTTTCAGTGCCGGTGCGGGTCGGACCGGCACCTTCATCGCCCTCAGCACGATCCTGGAGAGGGTGAAGGCTGAAGGCCTCCTGGACGTCTTCCAGACAGTCAAGAGTTTACGCATGCAGAGACCACACATGGTTCAGACTGTGGTAGGTGGAAAACAACTTAATATCCAAACCTGCTGCGCCAGAACTCTCTGCTTATCCACACTTGTGTTGTTTGGAACCATTTTTCGCTCACTAACACTTTTGCCTTTTTCACTCTCCCCTTCCAGGAGCAATACGACTACTGCTACAGAGTGGTGCAGgattttgttgacattttctcaGACTACGCCAATTTTAAATAGCAGCTGTCAGATTTTGTTTAACGTATAATTTGGTCGGACTAACTTATGCAatttttttctgaatgtttttttctacacccagctttctttttcttttcttttttacattttgcacaGATGTAAAAAATTGTTGTACAATACTGTAATATAACTGAAAACATCTGCGCTTCAGGTGTCTCCTTCAGGAATGTTTGATCTTCAAgtataataatgtaaaaaatagaaaagaacaaTTTTACGAGTGTAAATGCAACGTTGTTAGGGTCAATAAAGTGTGTAAGAGGATATAGAGGAAATACTCAATTGTGTGTTGTTTAGAAACACAATACACAATTGAGTATACTAATGTTTTACTCGCTACCtaatgtgttgatgtgttgaagATTAGGgtatttatttcttctttattatTGACCACAATGCCTTTGGTTTACATGACTTATTATTACTTGTATTTTATGCTGCCACTGAAAATATTGGATTGCCGTGaggaaaataaattgtgtgtgtgataagtCGGATGAGCTGATTAATGCTGAGGGATATCCTGTCTGACATGTGTGGATAATATTTATGATTCAGTTTTTAGCTCTAACGAAAACAAAGAAGTCGTGATATATCGCTTTCTGTTCGACCTCACTTCTGTCTGTGAATAACTTAACAGCTGCTGCCTGTTGCAATTTTATTCAACTTCaccaactttctttttttattattttctttttgcctgTGGCAATATTACTTAGTGGATTCGGCGCCTGACGCTGCAAAATGCAATTAGCCCACATTGGAACAGGCAGAATATGATCCATTATGACATGAATCCAATTGTGTCATCCTTACAAAAGTTTTGCAGCCACGTATCAAATCCATGCTTCCAAAAATatgatgtgtatatatatataaatattaacaaGCCAACTGTACACTTTTAAGTTTGCATACAGCAGTGCCATACTGATTAGAAAACAGCTCTGATCATGAAATACTTGTCACCAAGTGACACAATTGTAATAAGGATAAGCcagatgtttatgtttaattGAAATATTATAGATGCATTTTTAAAAGGTGTATTGTTTCTGAATGTGGTCTCATGTGTGAGgatcatttcattgttttgtaAATTCACTCctcaaaatattatattataagcAATTGTACCATAGTTTTAGTTTAGCTTGCAGATGAGTGTAGGAATCTGGGTGTAAATGAAGCTGTTGATAATTGATGCAGCTGAACCTTGTTCGTCCACAGGGACGGAGATGAAAAGGACGGAGATGAAAAATCTCTGGGACAGTGAAAAAGTATTGAAATCAAGAACCAGTGCTCCgccaaaatatgaaatatgcatgCACAGGCATTTGGACATATTTCGAATGTGATAGTAAGTCTTAGTTTCATATTTAAACACAGAAGAcccaacatttctgcaaaatCAAAAGCATATATTTTTGCGAGGCTCCTGCTCATTTCTTTGTAGAACACTAACAGGGAAGCCTGAAGTTTGGGTGAATAACTTTCTACTGTGTTTCTACTGCCATTATTACAAAAGTCATAAAATGGGTTTATGGCACGCtgatcattttgtttatttagtgtACATAAATTCCTGTTGTGGTCATTAATCATCACTAAGGTTTACTGCATTGTCGACTCCTTTTAATGTACCGTCATGCTGAAAGAATAAGAAACAGTAATATTTGGCGACAGCCAGGCCTTGCAGCCGCTGTAACATAAATGCACAAGCATCTTGTTTCAATGATGTTTCTGCCTTTCCAATCTGTAT
The Platichthys flesus chromosome 12, fPlaFle2.1, whole genome shotgun sequence DNA segment above includes these coding regions:
- the LOC133966733 gene encoding receptor-type tyrosine-protein phosphatase epsilon-like: MVLFLIGISIAVNNSSHENQTAENPTHQGDHVLPSTLVISLLLIVVVLLTIYCLRFKNHRKALVTSVDKKIPNGFLEEQGEQTVVLLPRSPSPSKRYFPIPLDSLEEEYRLRSADDGKLFREEFNSLPCYYHHGSFEEASREHNREKNRYPNILPYDHSRVVMSHLDGHLCSDYINASYIDGYKEKNKFIAAQGPKLETLSDFWRMIWEQKTTTIVMLTNLKERKEDKCYQYWPEKGCWMYGNVRVATEDVTVLVDYTIRKFCVQYQGSDGPRAPRLVTQLHFTSWPDFGVPFSPIGMLKFLKKVKAVNPSYAGPIVVHCSAGVGRTGTFIVIDSMIDMMHMDQRVDVFGSVSRIREQRCQLIQTDMQYSFIYQALLEYYLYGDTELDVCSLEGHLQRLHNTRAPHDRLGLEEEFRKLTNVRIMKENMRTGNLPANMKKNRVLQIIPYDFNRVILSVKRGQEFTDYINASFIDGYRQKDYFIATQGPLSHTVEDFWRMVWEWRCHSIVTLTELKEREQEKCFQYWPSEGSVTFGDYSVELTADTQCETFTLKDMVLTYRPEKRSQHVRHFHFHGWPEIGIPAEGRGMIDIIAAVQRQQQQSGNRPIIVHCSAGAGRTGTFIALSTILERVKAEGLLDVFQTVKSLRMQRPHMVQTVEQYDYCYRVVQDFVDIFSDYANFK